AATCAACCCTAACTGTTTAAAGATGATTTTTTCTTCATCCTTTAATTCCACAGCTCTCGCTGGCTTGCCATCTTTGAGAACATCGTAAGCACGTTCCAGCAAATTTAAAGCCACCACTGCTTCCTTATCGCCGCTGCGTACTTTTTTAGCCAGAGCTTGTTGACGACGCTCAATACTCTCAAGATCAGCAATCATCAATTCTGTGTTAATAATTTCAGCATCCCGTAATGGATCAACGGGGCCCTCAACATGAATGATATCATCATTTTCAAAGCAACGTAGAACATGTAAAATAGCATCTACTTCTCTAATATGACCTAAAAATTGATTGCCCAGTCCTTCTCCTTTACTGGCGCCACGGACCAACCCTGCAATATCAACAAATTCTAAAAAAGTTGGAAGCTCAACAGCTGATCCAGCCGTTTGAGCAATAAGTTTTAAACGAGGATCGGGCACTGCAACACGACCCGAATTAGGATCGATTGTGCAAAAAGGATAGTTGGCTGCTTGGGCAGAAGCGGTTGCCGTTAACGCATTAAACAGGGTGGATTTTCCAACGTTGGGTAATCCCACAATTCCACAATTAAACCCCATGAGTCCTCATCTTCGTTCGTTTATTTTAATCTTTGTGGCACAAGGCTCATAAATTTACTGAAATTACCTTCCACCAACAGCCCAAACTCGTCAACAATAGCCTCTATCAAAGGCTTTAACCACATATAATCAGCTTTAGAAAAGTCACTTAAAACATACGGAGAAACAAAATCTCTCACCCCTGGATGCCCAATGCCAATACGCAACCGCCAATAGTCATTCCCTAAATGAGCATCTAAGCTTTTCAAACCATTATGCCCCCCATGACCACCCCCCTGCTTCATACGAATTTTACCAGGATCTAGGTCAAGATCGTCATGAATGACAACAATCTCATGAAGGGGTATTTTATAAAAATTAGCTAACTCAGAAACAGCCGTGCCAGAAAGATTCATATAGGACAAAGGTTTAAAAAGATAAACTTTCTTTCCCTGAAAAGTTCCCTCTTGCACGATACCTTTAAATTTTGTCTTCGGCACTGAAAACTTGTGGGTCTGGGCCAAGGCGTCCACAACCATAAAACCTATATTGTGCCGGTTATTGTGGTATTGTTCGCCTGGATTCCCTAACCCCACGAAGAGCATATTCTAGAAAACCCGATTACTCGGATTTGCTCTTATCTCCCTCTGCAGGAGCAGCAGTAGCTGCACCTTCTACAGGTGCAGCTTCAGTTTCAGCTTTTTGAATCGTTGGAGCCACGATTGTTGCAATGGTATTATCGCGATCCTTATGCGCAACACTAATGCCAGCAGGCAAATTCAAAGATTCAACGTGAATACCATGACCAATTTCAACACCCGTTAAGTCCACGGTCAAATGATCAGGAATATGATCGGCAGGACAAACTAATTCCAGGTTGTGGAGAACGATATTCAAAACGCCACCGCGCTTTAAGCCTGGAGATTTATCTTCATTGATAAAGGTTACAGGCACAGCCACATTCACCTTGCTATCTTTACCAACTCTTAAAAAATCAATGTGAATTGGTCTATCCGTAACTGGATGCAACTGAACCTC
The sequence above is drawn from the Candidatus Nucleicultrix amoebiphila FS5 genome and encodes:
- the ychF gene encoding redox-regulated ATPase YchF yields the protein MGFNCGIVGLPNVGKSTLFNALTATASAQAANYPFCTIDPNSGRVAVPDPRLKLIAQTAGSAVELPTFLEFVDIAGLVRGASKGEGLGNQFLGHIREVDAILHVLRCFENDDIIHVEGPVDPLRDAEIINTELMIADLESIERRQQALAKKVRSGDKEAVVALNLLERAYDVLKDGKPARAVELKDEEKIIFKQLGLITQKPILYVCNVAEDEAKTGNAHTEKVVAFAKSENAPVVIISAAIESEISLLSSEEEKKDFLKSLGLEETGLSQIIRAGYGLLDLITFFTAGPKEARAWTVRQGAFAPEAAGVIHSDFERGFICAETISFEDFVQYKGEQGAKTAGKLRQEGKDYRVKDGDVFHFRFNV
- the pth gene encoding aminoacyl-tRNA hydrolase, with product MLFVGLGNPGEQYHNNRHNIGFMVVDALAQTHKFSVPKTKFKGIVQEGTFQGKKVYLFKPLSYMNLSGTAVSELANFYKIPLHEIVVIHDDLDLDPGKIRMKQGGGHGGHNGLKSLDAHLGNDYWRLRIGIGHPGVRDFVSPYVLSDFSKADYMWLKPLIEAIVDEFGLLVEGNFSKFMSLVPQRLK
- a CDS encoding 50S ribosomal protein L25/general stress protein Ctc, with amino-acid sequence MTTTATMRVQSRENIGRGGSQALRRQGLVPGVIYGAGKDNVNFAIDERDVVKGLNDAGFFTHIFDLKIGNVSERGLAREVQLHPVTDRPIHIDFLRVGKDSKVNVAVPVTFINEDKSPGLKRGGVLNIVLHNLELVCPADHIPDHLTVDLTGVEIGHGIHVESLNLPAGISVAHKDRDNTIATIVAPTIQKAETEAAPVEGAATAAPAEGDKSKSE